The Miscanthus floridulus cultivar M001 chromosome 7, ASM1932011v1, whole genome shotgun sequence genome includes a region encoding these proteins:
- the LOC136462830 gene encoding uncharacterized protein: MSQCPQPWITRRGAQYERRDKQKRKQNVRRWTRYPQALFKSVHRSHRPKHPCLPRNLSPIYASSLSLSPHRKPSRPKHPKGSNPKPSAPSSCTPPGSSSKAQAQAHRVRLQGPDPPMAIAVGTTADSSYTLVGPPEARQRHAAARATGAEAAPTGEEFLDLMDACFNKPTAPEPVAAAVPGGKALTENCSPTFVSSGDPCLDFFFHVVPGTRAASVESLLGTAWAADPATALRLVANLRGVRGSGKSDREGFYAAALWLHARHPRTLALNAAPVADFGYLKDLPELLHRIVHGGVSTRTPGKKARLAAEGGGFVGGRGQGRGRGFFGSRTPRTRAERATPVGSTEERVAASLEHDRGLAAAATVVRRTRRAEAAARAVEMYSNEPTYRFLHDRTADLFAGLIAEDMRKLADGKVREFSLAAKWCPSLDSSYDRSTLLCEAVARRLFPKGSAPELATDLADEHYAYRARERLRRVALVPLRRALKLPEVFISARAWESVAYTRVASVAMKNYKELFLKHDANRFNAYLADVKYGKKRIAAGALLPHEIISSLGDAGGVADLQWQRMVDDMRALGKLSNCVAVCDVSGSMFGLPMDVCVALGLLVSELSDDPWRGRVITFSERPELHKIAGETLYEKTSFVRTMDWGMNTNFQAVFDKILEVAVSARLAPERMVRRVFVFSDMEFDQASANPWETDYEAIVRKFTEAGYGAAVPEVVFWNLRDSKAVPVEAGQKGVALVSGFSKNLLKMFLDGDGIVSPRAIMEKAIAGPEYDKLAVFD, encoded by the coding sequence ATGAGTCAATGCCCCCAACCTTGGATCACACGACGTGGCGCTCAGTATGAACGGCGAGACAaacaaaaaaggaaacaaaatgTTCGTCGATGGACACGATACCCACAAGCTCTCTTTAAGTCGGTTCATCGATCTCACCGACCCAAACATCCTTGCCTGCCACGAAACCTCAGCCCCATATATGCCTCCTCCCTGTCCCTGTCTCCTCACCGCAAGCCCTCGAGACCAAAACATCCAAAGGGCTCAAACCCGAAGCCCTCCGCCCCCAGTAGCTGTACACCTCCCGGTTCGAGTTCCAAAGCCCAAGCTCAAGCCCATCGAGTGAGACTCCAAGGCCCAGATCCTCCGATGGCGATCGCCGTGGGCACCACCGCCGACTCCTCCTACACCCTCGTGGGCCCACCGGAGGCCCGCCAGCGCCACGCCGCGGCCCGGGCCACGGGTGCTGAGGCGGCACCGACGGGGGAGGAGTTCCTGGACCTGATGGACGCCTGCTTCAACAAGCCCACCGCGCCGgagccggtggcggcggcggtgccgggCGGGAAGGCGCTCACGGAGAACTGCTCCCCGACTTTCGTGTCCTCGGGCGACCCCTGCCTCGACTTCTTCTTCCACGTGGTGCCCGGCACGCGGGCCGCTTCCGTGGAGTCGCTCCTGGGCACCGCCTGGGCGGCCGACCCGGCCACTGCGCTCCGCCTCGTCGCCAACCTCCGCGGCGTGCGCGGGAGCGGCAAGTCCGACCGCGAGGGCTTCTACGCCGCCGCGCTCTGGCTCCACGCGCGCCACCCGCGCACGCTGGCGCTCAACGCCGCCCCCGTCGCCGACTTCGGCTACCTCAAGGACCTCCCCGAGCTGCTCCACCGCATCGTGCACGGCGGGGTGTCCACCAGGACCCCCGGCAAGAAGGCGCGCCTCGCCGCCGAGGGAGGAGGATTCGTCGGCGGCCGGGGCCAGGGCCGGGGCCGCGGCTTCTTCGGCAGCCGTACGCCCCGCACCCGCGCGGAACGGGCCACGCCCGTCGGCTCAACGGAGGAGCGCGTCGCGGCCAGCCTCGAGCACGACCGGGGACTCGCGGCCGCGGCCACGGTGGTGCGCCGGACCAGGAGAGCGGAGGCCGCTGCGAGGGCGGTCGAGATGTACAGCAACGAACCCACCTACCGCTTCCTGCACGACCGCACGGCCGACCTCTTCGCGGGGCTCATCGCGGAGGACATGCGCAAGCTCGCCGACGGCAAGGTCCGGGAGTTCTCGCTCGCCGCCAAGTGGTGCCCGTCGCTGGACTCTTCCTACGACCGCTCCACGCTGCTCTGCGAGGCCGTTGCGCGGCGCCTCTTCCCCAAAGGCTCCGcgcccgagctcgccacggaCCTCGCGGACGAGCACTACGCGTACCGTGCGCGTGAGAGGCTCCGCAGGGTGGCGCTCGTGCCGCTCCGCCGCGCGCTCAAGCTCCCCGAGGTCTTCATCTCGGCGCGCGCGTGGGAGTCGGTCGCGTACACGCGCGTCGCCTCCGTGGCCATGAAGAACTACAAGGAGCTCTTCCTCAAGCACGACGCCAACCGCTTCAACGCCTACCTCGCCGACGTCAAGTACGGCAAGAAGCGGATCGCCGCGGGCGCGCTGCTCCCGCACGAGATCATCTCCTCCCTCGGCGACGCCGGCGGCGTGGCCGACCTGCAGTGGCAGCGCATGGTCGACGACATGCGCGCGCTCGGCAAGCTGAGCAACTGCGTCGCGGTGTGCGACGTGTCCGGCAGCATGTTCGGCCTGCCCATGGACGTGTGCGTGGCCCTGGGCCTCCTCGTGTCCGAGCTCAGCGACGACCCCTGGCGCGGCCGCGTCATCACCTTCAGCGAGCGGCCCGAGCTCCACAAGATCGCCGGCGAGACCCTCTACGAGAAGACAAGCTTCGTTCGAACCATGGACTGGGGCATGAACACCAACTTCCAGGCGGTGTTCGACAAGATCCTCGAGGTGGCCGTGAGCGCCAGGCTGGCGCCGGAGCGAATGGTGCGGCGCGTGTTCGTGTTCAGCGACATGGAGTTCGACCAGGCGTCGGCGAATCCGTGGGAGACGGACTACGAGGCGATCGTGCGCAAGTTCACGGAGGCTGGGTACGGCGCGGCCGTGCCGGAGGTGGTGTTCTGGAACCTGAGGGACTCCAAGGCCGTGCCGGTGGAGG